The following proteins are co-located in the Spea bombifrons isolate aSpeBom1 chromosome 3, aSpeBom1.2.pri, whole genome shotgun sequence genome:
- the LOC128483957 gene encoding dopamine receptor 2-like: MKFADVKKMASWLLDANWHLLSTSSNMGNILVIVVIAATKGFHSVTSLFIINLAISDCLVGLGVMPFVALSLLYDDWSNINELCLFVGYVSSVYCTASVLSVAAVSLDRYWAIVDCLKYDNPWTTQRSLCIIIWIWVQAALTCCPPLLGWSRLVYVPSKYTCTIDWANSTSYALFFSAVSFFLPASMLIYCYIRIVIIAIMHAKKIRILENQLQKNSPRKKIADVEKPTCSKLIYIVNCKLLTDPRSCDSQSVCSFNPDCLKNIKRGLFAENDFYGRDRSGRLRVIFMVVVFICCWVPYMIINIIQAVGATTLQKTTDISSPVLTTTYWLMLLNSDLNPLLYALLSKRFQKALKVLLRKVCSRVSLENVPHSLQRRRTSSNITGISHIHCSSDQHNPGENSAASTSPVPSRHSSQQDDEAIPGQFLEYNQLSVPPNETHRVTEHSCVLNPRDLPHQFLQVPSSTSYQIRLPTVPSGKKSTLVCGNITIKVSYEDN; this comes from the exons ATGAAGTTTGCGGATGTTAAGAAGATGGCTTCATGGCTTTTGGATGCAAACTGGCATCTTCTCAGTACCTCCAGTAACATGG gaaaTATTCTGGTCATTGTTGTCATTGCCGCAACTAAAGGGTTTCACTCAGTGACTTCACTTTTCATTATCAACTTGGCTATAAGTGACTGCCTTGTAGGCCTGGGTGTAATGCCCTTTGTAGCGTTATCCCTTCTGTACGATGACTGGAGCAATATAAAT GAACTTTGCTTGTTTGTGGGTTACGTCTCATCTGTATACTGCACTGCTTCAGTCCTAAGCGTGGCAGCAGTGTCCTTGGACCGCTACTGGGCAATAGTGGACTGCCTGAAATATGACAATCCATGGACAACTCAGCGGTCACTGTGCATTATCATATGGATCTGGGTTCAGGCTGCACTTACTTGCTGTCCTCCCTTGTTAGGATGGAGTCGGCTGGTGTATGTTCCTTCAAAGTACACTTGTACCATAGACTGGGCCAACAGCACTAGCTATGCACTGTTTTTCTCTGCTGTGTCCTTTTTCTTACCGGCGTCCATGCTTATTTACTGTTACATAAGGATAGTCATTATAGCTATAATGCATGCCAAAAAAATCAGGATTTTAGAAAACCAGCTGCAAAAAAATTCACCAAGGAAGAAAATTGCTGATGTGGAGAAACCAACGTGttcaaaattaatttatattgtgAACTGCAAACTTTTAACAGACCCTCGTTCTTGTGACAGTCAGAGCGTCTGCAGCTTCAATCCAGATTGTCTAAAAAACATAAAGAGAGGTTTGTTTGCTGAAAATGATTTCTATGGAAGGGATCGCAGTGGCCGCCTACGTGTTATCTTCATGGTTGTTGTGTTCATATGTTGTTGGGTGCCTTATatgattataaatataattcagGCTGTAGGAGCCACAACTTTACAAAAGACCACCGACATATCCTCGCCAGTCCTTACTACAACCTATTGGCTTATGCTACTAAATTCAGATTTAAACCCATTGTTATATGCTTTGCTAAGCAAACGGTTTCAAAAAGCATTGAAAGTTCTTTTAAGGAAAGTTTGCAGTAGAGTTTCCTTAGAAAATGTCCCCCATTCATTGCAACGCCGAAGGACAAGTTCTAACATTACAGGCATCTCTCATATCCACTGCTCCAGTGACCAACATAATCCAGGAGAAAACTCAGCTGCTTCTACCAGCCCTGTTCCTAGCAGGCATAGTAGTCAACAGGATGATGAAGCCATCCCTGGCCAGTTTCTTGAGTACAATCAACTTAGTGTCCCTCCTAATGAAACGCACAGAGTAACTGAACACAGTTGTGTTTTGAACCCCAGAGATCTACCACATCAATTTTTGCAAGTGCCTTCTTCCACATCTTACCAAATCAGACTACCTACAGTCCCTTCCGGCAAGAAGTCAACATTGGTTTGTGGAAATATAACCATCAAGGTTAGCTATGAAGATAACTAG